A stretch of DNA from Candidatus Bathyarchaeota archaeon:
AGTTACACAATATTTGACAATGCTTTACGAGACTACCTTTTGGCAATAACAGTTTTTTTTGTTTCACTAATCGTTTTCAAAACAATCAAATATAAAGTAATCAAAAGACTAAGACACGCTGCAGACAAAACATCTGCTGAAATTGACAATGTAATAATAAAAATTGTTGACAACATAGGATGGCATTTCTACGTATTTTTCGCCACATATTTGGCAATCAATTTTATCCAACTGCCCGTGATTATAACCACGATTTTTGGTTATGCTACACCGATAGTTGTTATTTTCATTATCATAAAAAGCCTACAACAGGTAGTCGATTACGGAATAGTTAAAGTAACAAAAGAAAAAGATCCAGAAAATGGGCGTTCAGTAGCAAATGTGATTGGGAGAATATCAAAAGTAATACTCTGGAGCCTAGCCTTTCTGTACATTATTACTCTTTTTGGTTACGACATGACCACAATAGTTGCAAGTTTTGGAGTAGCCGGAATCGTTCTTGCCTTTGGGCTCCAACATGTTTTGAGTGACATTTTTGCTTCATTTTCAATATTTTTTGATAAACCATTCAGTATAGGTGACTTCATTATTGTTGGTGATAACTTAGGGGTAGTAAAAAAAGTTGGAATCCGAAGCACCCGAATTCAAAGCCTATGGGGGGAAGAAGTAATAATTCCAAATCAAGAATTAACCTCAGCCCAAATTCATAACTACAAAAAAATGGAACGCAGAAGAGTGCAATTCAACTATGGATTAATTTACAGTACATCATCAGAAAAACTAGAAAAAGCGTTGGAAATAACAAAAGAAGTTATAAGTTCAATTGAGTTAGTAGAGTTTGATAGAGTACATTTCAAAGAATACGGCGATTTTAGCCTGAATTTTGAAGTAGTATACTACGTGAACACTTCGGACTATAACAAATACATGGACACCCAACAAGAAATTAACCTAAAACTCAAAAAAGAATTCGAAAAAGAAAAAATAGAATTCGCATACCCAACACAAACTGTAATCATAAACAAGTAAATCAAAAATGTCTAAATTAACATCACCTACATTTTTCCACCCCTTTACAGACTTTTATTCCCGTTTACAGCCGAGTGGGAAAATAACCTAA
This window harbors:
- a CDS encoding mechanosensitive ion channel family protein yields the protein MTLNEILSYTIFDNALRDYLLAITVFFVSLIVFKTIKYKVIKRLRHAADKTSAEIDNVIIKIVDNIGWHFYVFFATYLAINFIQLPVIITTIFGYATPIVVIFIIIKSLQQVVDYGIVKVTKEKDPENGRSVANVIGRISKVILWSLAFLYIITLFGYDMTTIVASFGVAGIVLAFGLQHVLSDIFASFSIFFDKPFSIGDFIIVGDNLGVVKKVGIRSTRIQSLWGEEVIIPNQELTSAQIHNYKKMERRRVQFNYGLIYSTSSEKLEKALEITKEVISSIELVEFDRVHFKEYGDFSLNFEVVYYVNTSDYNKYMDTQQEINLKLKKEFEKEKIEFAYPTQTVIINK